One Brachyspira sp. SAP_772 genomic window, TTACTGGTAGATTTGCTGACCCTAATKCYGGYGGTGCTCCTGCTGCAAGTATGTGGTTTCACATGGGTGCAAACATGGACGAAAGAAGAAGAGTTTATATAGGAACTATGACTGCTGCTGCTTTAGGTTTACAAAACACTGCTGATGGTACTACTCTTTCTATTTCTTCTATAGACAAAGCTAACAGTGCTATAGGTTTAGTTGATGAAGCTTTAATGAAAGTTTCTAAACAAAGATCTAATCTTGGTGCTTATCAAAACAGATTAGAGCTTACTGCTCAAGGTTTAATGATAGGTTATGAAAACACTATGGCTTCTGAAAGCAGAATAAGAGATACTGATATGGCTGAA contains:
- a CDS encoding flagellin, giving the protein ISFIQTTEGYLQESQDILQRIRELAVQSANGIYTDDDRMLIQVEVSQLVDEVNRIASQAQFNTLNMLTGRFADPNXGGAPAASMWFHMGANMDERRRVYIGTMTAAALGLQNTADGTTLSISSIDKANSAIGLVDEALMKVSKQRSNLGAYQNRLELTAQGLMIGYENTMASESRIRDTDMAE